From a region of the bacterium genome:
- a CDS encoding tyrosine-protein phosphatase, translating to MRRPLAFAALVLALAAPALGAGPAPVPARPASWARPVAAEGVKNLYKVTDGLYRGAQPRAAGMRSLERLGIKTIVNLRGWFSDEDEIEGTKLRLIEVGMSAGRVDEEKLIVVLRALNDPAGAPYFVHCWHGSDRTGLVVAVHRIVFEGWTRGAAIDELLHGGYGFHAMYDDILSYLRTFDVEGFRARVLAPRG from the coding sequence GTGCGCCGCCCTCTCGCCTTTGCGGCGCTCGTCCTGGCGCTCGCGGCGCCGGCGCTCGGCGCCGGTCCGGCGCCCGTCCCGGCGCGGCCGGCGTCGTGGGCGCGGCCGGTCGCGGCGGAAGGGGTGAAGAACCTCTACAAGGTCACCGACGGCCTCTACCGCGGCGCGCAGCCCCGGGCGGCCGGGATGCGCAGCCTCGAGCGGCTGGGGATCAAGACGATCGTCAACCTCCGCGGCTGGTTCAGCGACGAGGACGAGATCGAGGGGACGAAGCTGCGGTTGATCGAGGTCGGGATGAGCGCCGGGCGCGTGGACGAGGAGAAGCTGATCGTCGTGCTGCGGGCGCTCAACGATCCGGCGGGGGCGCCGTACTTCGTGCATTGCTGGCACGGCTCGGACCGCACGGGGCTCGTGGTGGCGGTGCACCGGATCGTGTTCGAGGGGTGGACGCGCGGGGCGGCGATCGACGAGTTGCTGCACGGCGGCTACGGGTTCCACGCGATGTACGACGACATTCTCAGTTATCTGCGGACGTTTGATGTCGAGGGGTTTCGCGCGCGGGTTTTGGCGCCGAGGGGGTGA
- a CDS encoding cation:dicarboxylase symporter family transporter translates to MVAGLLVFAARRRSLTTWILVAMVVGATLGHDMPGVAVNLRVLSLIFLRLIKTIIAPLLFATLVVGVAGHASLRQVGRMGVKALVYFEIVTTLALFIGLAAINVSRAGVGVHLPPAPATEKVEVAGQTASEVILHVFPENVAKAVAEGQILQVVVFALLFGAALALVPEEKRRPVLSVVEGLADAMFKFTNIVMHFAPVGVGAAIAYTVGHMGLGVLKNLFQLLATLYGALALFVLAVLLPVALIARVPVRKFVAAVAEPVSLAFATTSSEAALPRAMEAMEGLGVPRKIVAFVMPTGYSFNLDGTTLYLSLASIFVAQAAGVSMSFGQQLVMVFTLMLTSKGVAGVPRASLVILLGTAASFGLPTEPIFIVLGIDELMDMARTSINVVGNCLATVVVARWEGEFAPPADDARAAA, encoded by the coding sequence ATGGTCGCGGGGCTCTTGGTCTTCGCCGCGCGCCGGCGCTCGCTCACGACGTGGATCCTCGTGGCGATGGTCGTCGGGGCGACGCTCGGCCACGACATGCCGGGGGTCGCGGTCAACCTGCGCGTGCTGAGCCTGATCTTCCTCCGGCTGATCAAGACGATCATCGCGCCGCTGCTCTTCGCCACCCTCGTCGTCGGCGTCGCCGGCCACGCCAGCCTGCGGCAGGTGGGGCGGATGGGGGTGAAGGCGCTCGTCTACTTCGAGATCGTCACGACGCTGGCGCTCTTCATCGGCCTCGCGGCGATCAACGTCAGCCGCGCCGGGGTCGGCGTCCATCTGCCGCCGGCGCCGGCGACGGAGAAGGTCGAGGTCGCGGGGCAGACGGCGAGCGAGGTGATCCTCCACGTCTTCCCCGAGAACGTCGCCAAGGCGGTCGCGGAAGGGCAGATCCTGCAGGTCGTCGTCTTCGCGCTGCTCTTCGGCGCGGCGCTGGCGCTGGTCCCCGAGGAGAAGCGCCGCCCGGTGCTGTCGGTCGTCGAGGGGCTGGCGGACGCGATGTTCAAGTTCACGAACATCGTGATGCACTTCGCGCCGGTCGGCGTCGGCGCGGCGATCGCCTACACCGTGGGGCACATGGGCCTCGGCGTGCTGAAGAACCTCTTCCAGCTGCTGGCGACGCTCTACGGCGCGCTCGCGCTGTTCGTGCTCGCCGTGCTGCTGCCGGTGGCTCTGATCGCGCGCGTGCCGGTGCGGAAGTTCGTCGCCGCGGTCGCCGAGCCGGTCTCGCTGGCCTTCGCCACGACGAGCTCCGAGGCGGCGCTGCCGCGGGCGATGGAGGCGATGGAGGGGCTCGGCGTCCCGCGGAAGATCGTCGCCTTCGTCATGCCGACCGGCTACAGCTTCAACCTCGACGGGACGACGCTCTACCTCTCGCTGGCCTCGATCTTCGTCGCGCAGGCGGCGGGGGTGTCGATGTCGTTCGGCCAGCAGCTGGTGATGGTCTTCACGCTGATGCTGACCAGCAAGGGGGTCGCCGGCGTGCCGCGGGCCTCGCTGGTGATCCTGCTCGGCACGGCGGCGTCGTTCGGGCTGCCCACGGAGCCGATCTTCATCGTCCTCGGGATCGACGAGCTGATGGACATGGCGCGCACGTCGATCAACGTCGTCGGCAACTGCCTCGCCACCGTCGTCGTCGCGCGCTGGGAAGGGGAGTTCGCGCCGCCGGCGGACGACGCGCGGGCGGCGGCGTAG